TCGGGCTCGCGCTCTGTGAACGCATCGTCGAGCGCCACGAGGGAGACATCTGGGTCGAATCAACACCGGGCGAGGGATCGACGTTCTCTGTTACGTTACCCGGCCCGGAAGCGTAAGGGAGTGTCCACAGCGGATAGTGCTCGCTCCGTTCGATCAGTTTGCGCCTCCTGTTCAACACCACTGGCGGTCGATGACGGGAACACATCGGACTCGTCGCTCGAACGAGCGAATAGCAACGGAAACCCGCAATCACGCCGCGACGCAGTGCGACTCAGTGCAAGCGGTCGAGCCACCGCTGGCCGGTCCGGAGGTCGGTCGGAATCTCGTCGCCGAACGTACAGCGGATGCGCTCGGCCTCGCAGGGATTGCCCATCGCGGCTTCGATCGCCGGCGACCCACCCTCGAAGATGGCGCTGCTCGCGGTCGTCAACTGTCCGAAGGCGTGGGGTTCGTCTGTCTCGGGCTCGGGATGGCGACAGATCGAGTCGTCCCCTGGGCCGTTCGCGTGGTCCCGCGCGAACCGCCAGAGGTCCTCGCGGTCCAACTGTTCGTCGCCCTCGAGCAACTCGAGCGCGCGCTGGCGACGTTTCGTCGAACTCTCGGCTTCGGCCGACGCCGAGCACACGAAGTGGTTCGTCCGGGTGACGACGGAGTCGTCGTCGGCGGTGATCCGCTCGGCCGCGGGGTTGACCTCGAGCAGGACCGCGTCGGTGTCGTCGGCCAGAAACAGCGTCTGGCCCATCAAGCGACGCGTGGGCCGGGACTCGAGGAACTCGCGGGCGCCCTCGATGGTCGCACACTCCTCGAGCAGCATGCGGATGACGGTGCCGTTTCGTAGTCGGGTTTCGGGGGTGACGTCCTCGCCCTCGCCTTCGCAGTCGATGTACGTGTTCGCCGCGACCAGCCCCTGATCGTTGACGCCCTTGAACATCGAGACCGTCCCGCAGGTGTCGATCGTGAGGAGCCCGTAGTAGTCGTCGACCGGCGGCTGCTCGACGATCGACTTCGGGCGCGTGCCTCGGCCGGCGATGTCGCGGTTCTTGAGCACCAGCGGGCCGGTGGTACCGGTGTCGGCGCCCGTATCGATCCCGCCGTCTGACTCGACTCGCGGCGGCGCGACGAGCGCGTTCGTACACCCCTCTCCGATTTCGCTACCGACCCCTTTCGGATGCTTCTCCGAGCGACCCTCTCCCTCGGCCAGTTCCTCGCACAGCTCGGAATAGGCGAAGACGTATACCTCGTAGACTGCCGGATCGACGTCGAACACGTCGGCCATCGCCTCGTAGGCTCGCCGGTGGCGATCCGGCAAGCTCTCCTGGCTGCGACGGCCGTACTCGAGCAGCGGCTCGAGGTCGATGCCCTGCTCGTCGATGATCGACTCGAGTTCGTCGATCGCCCACTCGACGGCCTCGCGCTCGGTTTCGGCGCGCCGTTGTGCGTGCTCGGCGAACGAGTCGACGCCGGCGATCGAATCGTCGTACGCGGTGGTGTCGACGGCCGTGTCGTCCATATCGGAAGCTAGGGCTCGAGGGGGTTGTATCGCCGGCCTGAATTAGCCTCGAGCCAAGTACGGCAGTCGTTCGGCGATCAGTGCAGGTGAGTGACGGGAGCGAATCGGCTGGGGAGGATGTGGCGATTCCCTGTTGCCGCGGTAACGGATCGCTTCCTCTCATCACTCTCCTCCTCGAGTGCACTGATCACTACGCGAGCGGACTCGAGGCACAAATAGGTACTAAACTAAAGGGTGTACGCGCGTCGGCAGCGGGGATTGGTGATCGTCGCGCGTGGCGATGATCGATGTCTTTCCCCCCGATCCCCACTGTGATGCCGGTGTCCGGCACTGCCGACATTCTATTTAACGTTAGTGGCCGGCATTAGTGTATCGGAAACATTCAACTATCCTTGTTGAGAAAGCGAGTACCCCGCTAATGCGAGCCCGGCGCAACCTGCTGACGACGTCCGCTATCGTCGGTACCGCCGGCTGTCTCGAACCGCCGGTGACCGGATCGCCACCGTCCCGTCCGCAGAGGAGTTTCGGGTTTGACGTCCGAACGGTCGACGGTGCCGAACTAGTCCGAATCACGACGACGAACGTCAGCGGTAATCTATCGGGTCCCAGGGTTCGGATCGGCGATACGGTCGCCTACACTGACGCCGATATGGCGAGGCGTACACCGCCAGCCGCGAGTACGTCAACGAGTGGGACGACGGGATCGACTCGGACGATGTCCTCGAGTTGACGACCGGTAACGCGCTCCCCGAAAAGCGGCTCCGTATCGACGTCGAACGCGACGAGCGCGACGAATACGTCAGCATCGGGGAGACAGACTTGACCGTCGCCGACCCCTGACGGAGTGAAATTCCTCGAAGAAAACTACTGTCGCTCACGGATTAGTCGCGACAGAAGCGGGCGCGATGGGATTTGAACGACGCCGTCGGCTCGCTACCGCTCGCCGCCGTCTACTTCAAATCCCACGTGCCGGTTCGCTCGTCACTGCGTTCCTCGCTGCACGGGCGCGATGGGATTTGAACCCACGACCGTCGGATTAGAAGTCCGACGCTCTTTCCGGACTGAGCTACGCGCCCTCGAGTAGGAATCCATGTCGGATCGGTATAAGCGGTGTGGATTCTCCGTAGCTTCCCGCGAAACCGGTACAGCGAGGTGACGAAGGCAACCGGTCGACCAGCCAGATCGCCACCGAATGGCCGACGGTCGTCGCCGCGAAGAGGGCCGCGAGGGTGGCCGGAAGAAACTCAGCCACCAGCCGACAAGAAGCACTGCGCTCGAGTCAGCAGGAGTACTGGCCGCGAGCCAACTCCGGACGGGACCGCTGAGCGGAGACGGACCGCACGCTGTCGGTACGGTCCGAGACAACCGCGAAAAAAGCCGAGAGATGGCGACCGTCTTCCGTTCTAATAGTGATTCTAGCCGGAGATGTTGCTTTCCGCGTCCGACTCGTTGTCCTCGGTACTGGCGTTGTCGCTGAACGGATTGTCCGATTCGGTTTCGCCGGCGCCGGACTCGTTTTCGACGCCCGCGGAGTCGTTCTCGTCCGCGCTCGGACCGGACATGCCGCCGTCTTCGGAGTCGTTCGCGCCCGTACCCGGTGCGGCGTCGCCGTTTTCGCCGGTGCCGGACTCGTCGCCCGTCTCGTTCGCGGCGGGGTCGCTCCCGTCGGAGGACCCGCCGTCCTCGCCGTTGGATTCGTTCTCCTCGGACCCGAGGTCACTGCAGCCGGCGAGGGCAGCGATCGCGCCGGCACCAACTGTCGCGGCGAACCGTCGTCGGTCGAGTTTCGGAGCTGTCATAGCGTGCAGTCGACGGCGATGATCGACTGCTAAATAACGGCGACAGTCGGTTCGAATTGTTAGTCCGGCTTGTATCGAATTATCCGTCGTAACGCGAGCCGAGTGAACGGTTGCACTCGTCGCCGCCGTTGCACACCGGACAAGGTGGAGGGTACGACCGCCACGCGTCCGGTCGCGGGTGCAGACGTGAGCACGGCGACGACCTGCTTCGAGCGGGGCGCGTCGCGCACCGTGAGCGAGTCGGATACCCGTGACCGACGGACGTTTGCTGATCGCAATCCAACCGTTTCGTCCGCCGCAATCTCGGTGGGCTCGAGCGACGAACAACAGCGCTTATGCACGTCTCGCCGATACGTTTCTCCGATGCACGTCATCGGAACGGTGGGACTGCCCGGCAGCGGGAAGGGCGAGGCCGCGACCGTCGCGCGCGAACACGGCATCCCGGTGGTGACGATGGGCGACGTCGTCCGCCAGGAGACGACCGACCGGGGACTCGACCCGACGAAGGACCACGGGAAGGTCGCGCAGGCGCTGCGCGACGAGAACGGACCGACCGCGATCGCCGAGCGATCGCTCCCGATGATCGAGGACCGTCTCGAGGACCACGACACCGTCCTCGTCGACGGTATTCGGTCGGACACCGAGGTCGACGTCTTCGAGGAGCGGTTCGGCGAGGCGTTCACGCTGGTCAGCATCGAGGCGCCGTTCGAACTGCGGGCCGAGCGCATCGACGCCCGCGGCCGGGACGCCGGCGAGAGCGACGGCGGCGAGGGGTTGGCCGCCCGCGACGAGCGCGAGCGCGGCTTCGGGATGGACAACGCGATGGACCGGGCCGACGTCGTCATCGAAAACACGGACTCGCTCGAGACCTTCCACGAGCGCGTCGAGGCGATCATCCGCGAGGGCCCCGGCTCCGAATCGGAACCGACACCCGACTCCGTCTCGAAGACCGACCCATGACCGACATCTACCGCGTCGACGTCGAGATCACGGCGCCGATCTACGACACCGAAGTCACGAGTCGGGTCGTCGACGCCGTGGCCAACGTCTTCCCCAATGCCGACCTCGAGGAGGAGTTCGGCGAGGTCAGGGCCGAAGCGCACGCGATGGACCACTTCTCCGATCTGCTCCACCGACAGGAGATCCTCGATACCGCCCGCGGCGAGTTCTTCGCGAACCGCGAGGGCGATACGTTCAGCTTCGCGCTGAAGAAGCAGGCGGCCTTCGAGGATCGGATCAATTTCTCGGTCGGCGAACCGGACGAACTCGGCGAAATCAGCGTCCGCGTCCGCGTCGAGGATCCTACCGTCGAGGAGTACATCGATCACATCGCGCCGCCGACCGAGGACGGCCGCCCGGTCGACGCCTAAGTCACGTGCGGCGGTCTCGAGTCGCCAACCCATCGATGTCGAGTCGACGGTGGTCGACTGCGACTCACCCAGTTCTGACGAACCGGAAGCAATAGTACACCGAGCAGGTCCCGAGTCCAGCGGAGACGGCCGCGTATTCGGCCGTTCCGGAGACGGCGAACGCGATCCCGACGAAGAGCGCGACACCACCGGCGAAGGCGAATTTCTGCCCGTCGCGGTCGGTAAGCCCGCGACTGACGGCGATCATCGCGACGACGATCGCGTAACAGACTCCGAGACTGATGCTCACGTCCGCGAGCGATCCGTCTCGAACCGCACTCGAGAGCATCACGAGATTGACGAGAAGGAGCACGCCGAGTCCCCCGACTGCCGGATCGCGCCAGTCGAGCCAGGTTGCGGTCGTGGATCGAGACATATTCCGAACGAAGCTCGCCTGCAATATAATTGCATGTATTCCAACTGGAATCCAATCGCCAACGAGCGAACGACGGGCGGGGAGTGAAAAGCCACCGACACGTACGTCGAGAGGATGCACGACACGATCACCGTCTCGGAGATCATGGTCACCGACGTCGTCACCGCCCCGCCGGACGCCACCGCCTCTCGCGCCGCGACGCTGTTGCGCGACGAGGGCGTCAGTTCGGTCGTCGTCGTCCGCGACGGCGCGCCGATCGGCATCGTAACCGAAGGCGACTTCCTCGAACACCTCTGTGAACGCACCGACCTCGGCAGCGTCGAACTGACCGACGTGCTGTCGGCGCCCCTCGAGACGATCGCGCCCGACACGTCAATCGTCGACGCCGTGGCCGTCCTGCGCGAGTCCGGCTTCGAACACCTCCCGGTCGTCGACGGCGACGGGGGCGGCGACCTCGTCGGTATCCTCACCACGACGGAACTCAGCTACTACGTCCCGCACCTCGCCCGTCGGACGGGGGGACTCGGGGCCGATCGCCCGCGACAACGGGTGCGAACCGACACCCAGTACGAGCGCGACAACTGGACGTTCGAGTACCGCGCCGACAACGAGTCGACCGTCGACGTCGGCGACGTCGCCCGGTTCTCGAAGGTGATCTCGGAGAGCGACGTCGAGGCGTTCGCCGAGATCAGCGGCGACACGAACCGGCTGCATCTGGACGCGGCCTACGCGGCCGAAACCAGATTCGGCGAGCGGATCGTCCACGGCGTCCTCGCCACCGGACTGATCAGCGCCGCGCTCGCCCGCCTGCCGGGGCTGACGATCTATCTGTCACAAGAGAGCAGTTTCCTCGCGCCGGTGCCGATCGACGACCGCGTGATGGCCGTCTGCGAGGTCGTTGACGATCTGGGCGGCTCGAAGTACCGGATCGAGACGACCGTCACCGACGGCGACGGAACGACCGTGCTCGACGGCGACGCGGTCGTCCTCGTCGACGACCTCCCGCCGGAAGCGGCGGCCGAAGACGAACCGGTGGCCCACGATTGACGACGCAACGGGAACGCTCTCAGTAGCGGCAACGCTGAACCGGGTCCACTAACTCGAGGCGATTGCGGATCGGCAATTCGAGTCGATTGCGGACCGTCGGTCCAAGCCGTTGCGAATCGCCGATCCGATCGATTGCGCGGTTATGTACAGTTACGAGCGTCTTCGAGCGCCTGTTCGCCCGCTTCCTTGTGATTTTGAGCCGCGAAACGATCGCCGTCGGACGCGGCGATCGCCCACTCCTCGAAGGACCCCGCGGCGTCAGCCAGGTGTTCGCTCTGGCAGGTCGCCGTTTCGACGTGCTCGGCGATCCCGCTCGGCGGCTCCTCGTCTTCCTCGAAGGTCGTCGTCGCCGTCTCGAGGGTCGACTCGGCGTTCCCGAAGGCGGTTTCCGCCTTCCCGTACTCCCGATTCTCCATGTGCTCGCGGCCCGTCTGCAGGCCCTCGTAGCCGCCGAGCAGCGACTCGAGTCCGTCGCCGAGGGTCACGAGCGACGCGACCGCGTCGCCGAGCGCCGCGACGCCGTCCGCGAGTTCCGCGGGATCGATCCGAACCAGGCGCTCGAACGCCTCGTCGAACGACTCGACGTCGGCGGCCGCCTCCGCGTGCTTCGTCTCGGCGACCGCGAACTCGCCCGTTCGCTCGTCGATCGTCTCGGACGCCGCCTCGAGGTCGTCGTTATCGTCGGCCGCGGTATCGTCACCGCCGCTCTCGTCGTCATCGCCCCCGATCGCTTCGAAGACGGCCTCGAGGTCCTCCTCGAGCGTCTCGTCGGTGACCGTCTCGGTCACGTCGACCAGTCGCTCGAGGACGGCGGCGTACGTCCGGAGGAGTTCGATCTCGGACTCGCGGTCGTCGCCCAGTTCGTCCGCCGCCGTCTCGAGGTGCGTGCGGGCGCTCTCGATCCGTTCGGTCGGTTCGTCCGGATCGAACTCGACGTCGGTGGGCGCCTCGAAGTCGTCCGCGGCGAACAGGGCGAGGGCGGCCTCGTTCAACTCGCCGACGGCGCGGTCGAGTTCGCGGTCGCCGGTCCGATCGGCGACCGCGACGGAGTTGCCACTCGAAGCGCTACCGGGGAGATCGTCGAGACAACCGGCCGTTGCGACCAGCGTGGCGAGGGGGATACCAGTGCGCGTGAGATACTGCCGACGGTTCATCGACTCGAGGATACGTCTAGAGGAACATGAACGTAGTGGCAGCCGACAATACGTGTCTCGAGTCCGAAACGAACACGCTAGAGGGGAGAATTGATCGGCGGTGAGTTGAGTGAGGATCGCGTCGCGATCAGCCGAACGGCCCCATTCCGCCCATTCCGCCGCCGCCACCGCCGCCCTGCTGCATCTGTTTCATCATGCGCTGCATCTCCTGTTCGGAGCCCATGCCCTGGAACTGCTTGATGGTCTTCTCCATCATCTTGTACTGCTGGAGCAGTTCCCGAACTTCCTCCTCGGTCGTACCCGAGCCGCGGGCGATGCGCTCGATCTGGCTGGCGCCGATGGCCTTCGGGTACTCCTTTTCGGCCTCGGTCATCGAGTCCATGATTACCGAGAACGTGCGCATCCGGTCCTGGGTGACGTCCATCGCGTCGTCGGGAAGCTGGTCCTTGATCCCGCCGCCGAAGCCGGGGATCATGTCCATCACCTGGTCCAGCGGCCCCATGTTGTTCATCGCCTCCATCTGTTTTTGCATGTCGTGGAGGGTGAACGAGCCCTGGAGCATGTCTTCGGGGTCCCAGTCCTCTTCTTCCATCTCGGTCTGCTCCATGGCGCGCTCGACGCGCTCGGCGAGCTGGCCGAGATCGCCCATACCGAGCAGCCGCGAGATGAAGCCGTCGGGCTCGAAGCGCTCGATGTCCTGGACTTCCTCGCCGGTCCCGAGGAACGCGATCGACGAATCGGTCTGGTCGACTGCGGTCAGGGCGCCGCCACCCTTCGCGGTCCCGTCGATCTTCGTGATGACGACGCCGTCGATCCCGATCGACTCGTCGAACTGCTGGGCCTGATCCTTCGCACCCTGCCCGATCGCCGCGTCGAGGACGAGCAGCGACGTGTCGGGGTCGGCGACGTCCTCGATCTCTTCGATCTCGTCGATCAGTTCGTCCTCGAGCGCGTGGCGACCCGCCGTGTCCACGATGTGGACGTCGGCCTCGCTGGTCTCCTCGAGGCCCTTGCGGGCGATTTCGACGGGATCGTCGTTGTCCGGGTTGCCGTAGAAGTCGACCTCCGCGCGCTGGGTCATCTCCTTTGCCTGCTCGTAGGCGCCGGGGCGGAAGGTGTCGGTCTGGATCACGGCGGGCCGGAGTCCCTTCGTCGAGAACCACCACGCCATCTTCGCGGCGGAGGTAGTCTTACCGGACCCCTGCAGCCCCGCGAGCAGGATGGTCTGTTCCTCGAGGGGCAACTCGGTGGAGTCGCCGATGAGATCGACCAGTTCCTCGTAGACGATGCGGAGGACGAAGTCCCGCGCCGGCGTCCCGGCCGGCGGTTCTTCCTCGAGCGCTCGCTCCTTGATGTTGTCCGACAGCTCCATCACGAGCGAGACGTCGACGTCGGCGGAGAGCAAGGAGCGCTGAATCTCCTTGACGATCTCCTCGATGTCCTCCTCGCTGATGCGT
This genomic window from Haloterrigena salifodinae contains:
- a CDS encoding C45 family autoproteolytic acyltransferase/hydolase; the encoded protein is MDDTAVDTTAYDDSIAGVDSFAEHAQRRAETEREAVEWAIDELESIIDEQGIDLEPLLEYGRRSQESLPDRHRRAYEAMADVFDVDPAVYEVYVFAYSELCEELAEGEGRSEKHPKGVGSEIGEGCTNALVAPPRVESDGGIDTGADTGTTGPLVLKNRDIAGRGTRPKSIVEQPPVDDYYGLLTIDTCGTVSMFKGVNDQGLVAANTYIDCEGEGEDVTPETRLRNGTVIRMLLEECATIEGAREFLESRPTRRLMGQTLFLADDTDAVLLEVNPAAERITADDDSVVTRTNHFVCSASAEAESSTKRRQRALELLEGDEQLDREDLWRFARDHANGPGDDSICRHPEPETDEPHAFGQLTTASSAIFEGGSPAIEAAMGNPCEAERIRCTFGDEIPTDLRTGQRWLDRLH
- a CDS encoding AAA family ATPase, whose translation is MHVIGTVGLPGSGKGEAATVAREHGIPVVTMGDVVRQETTDRGLDPTKDHGKVAQALRDENGPTAIAERSLPMIEDRLEDHDTVLVDGIRSDTEVDVFEERFGEAFTLVSIEAPFELRAERIDARGRDAGESDGGEGLAARDERERGFGMDNAMDRADVVIENTDSLETFHERVEAIIREGPGSESEPTPDSVSKTDP
- a CDS encoding RNA-binding domain-containing protein, producing the protein MTDIYRVDVEITAPIYDTEVTSRVVDAVANVFPNADLEEEFGEVRAEAHAMDHFSDLLHRQEILDTARGEFFANREGDTFSFALKKQAAFEDRINFSVGEPDELGEISVRVRVEDPTVEEYIDHIAPPTEDGRPVDA
- a CDS encoding CBS domain-containing protein, with product MHDTITVSEIMVTDVVTAPPDATASRAATLLRDEGVSSVVVVRDGAPIGIVTEGDFLEHLCERTDLGSVELTDVLSAPLETIAPDTSIVDAVAVLRESGFEHLPVVDGDGGGDLVGILTTTELSYYVPHLARRTGGLGADRPRQRVRTDTQYERDNWTFEYRADNESTVDVGDVARFSKVISESDVEAFAEISGDTNRLHLDAAYAAETRFGERIVHGVLATGLISAALARLPGLTIYLSQESSFLAPVPIDDRVMAVCEVVDDLGGSKYRIETTVTDGDGTTVLDGDAVVLVDDLPPEAAAEDEPVAHD
- a CDS encoding signal recognition particle protein Srp54, with the protein product MVLDDLGSSLRGTLDKLRGKSRISEEDIEEIVKEIQRSLLSADVDVSLVMELSDNIKERALEEEPPAGTPARDFVLRIVYEELVDLIGDSTELPLEEQTILLAGLQGSGKTTSAAKMAWWFSTKGLRPAVIQTDTFRPGAYEQAKEMTQRAEVDFYGNPDNDDPVEIARKGLEETSEADVHIVDTAGRHALEDELIDEIEEIEDVADPDTSLLVLDAAIGQGAKDQAQQFDESIGIDGVVITKIDGTAKGGGALTAVDQTDSSIAFLGTGEEVQDIERFEPDGFISRLLGMGDLGQLAERVERAMEQTEMEEEDWDPEDMLQGSFTLHDMQKQMEAMNNMGPLDQVMDMIPGFGGGIKDQLPDDAMDVTQDRMRTFSVIMDSMTEAEKEYPKAIGASQIERIARGSGTTEEEVRELLQQYKMMEKTIKQFQGMGSEQEMQRMMKQMQQGGGGGGGMGGMGPFG